The Thermococcus sp. M39 genome window below encodes:
- the tpiA gene encoding triose-phosphate isomerase produces the protein MKLKEPIIAINFKTYAQATGEGALRIAKAAEKVYKETGITIVVAPQLADLYRIAQEVEIPVFAQHIDPIKPGSHTGRVLPEAVKEAGAVGTLLNHSENRMILADLEAAIRRAEEVGLMTMVCSNNPKVSAAVAALDPDYVAVEPPELIGTGIPVSKAKPEVITDTVELVKRVNPNVKVLCGAGISTGEDVKKALELGTVGVLLASGVTKAKDPEKAIWDLVSLII, from the coding sequence ATGAAGTTGAAAGAGCCAATTATTGCAATCAATTTTAAGACCTACGCTCAAGCTACCGGAGAAGGAGCTTTGAGAATTGCAAAAGCCGCTGAGAAAGTTTACAAGGAGACAGGAATAACGATCGTTGTCGCTCCGCAGTTGGCCGATCTTTATAGAATAGCCCAAGAGGTTGAGATTCCAGTCTTTGCCCAGCATATCGATCCAATAAAGCCTGGAAGCCATACGGGTCGTGTCTTACCGGAGGCAGTTAAAGAGGCTGGAGCTGTTGGAACCCTTTTGAACCATTCCGAAAACAGAATGATTTTGGCTGACCTTGAGGCGGCAATAAGGAGAGCAGAAGAAGTTGGCTTGATGACGATGGTTTGCTCAAACAATCCAAAGGTTTCAGCAGCTGTTGCCGCCTTAGACCCAGACTACGTCGCTGTTGAGCCGCCAGAGCTCATCGGAACAGGCATACCGGTTAGCAAAGCAAAACCAGAGGTTATTACAGATACAGTAGAACTTGTCAAGAGAGTTAATCCAAACGTGAAAGTCCTCTGTGGTGCTGGAATTTCAACGGGAGAAGATGTAAAGAAGGCCTTAGAGCTCGGAACAGTTGGTGTTCTCTTAGCGAGCGGAGTCACAAAAGCAAAAGACCCAGAAAAGGCAATCTGGGACTTGGTATCTTTAATAATTTAG
- a CDS encoding TrmB family transcriptional regulator, with translation MSEKELKELLKELGFNEYEVSAYLTLIKEGPLTAGELATLSKVPQPRIYDVIRTLMGKGLVITMGGRPKKVVAIDPDKVFSEIEQKYVRKVSLVKEMLKELYNPGESEVGSIIVVKSKITFEKYVKEAIKNAKRHISLALPSSFLMRIQDDLMKKKQMGVEIDLFVYGVGEVPPVAHKIKVREVSDPFILIQDKETGIYAPSEALMSKTSSLRGYAMIIKDENLLFMFDRYFYYALWPTGKTVYEEERNLMLPKEYIHIRKLVRDIRLFNLMNSKVKIIGKFVKSGEPVEIEGRIVDYYEDKAKVISNITVETEDGKRYIVGGWKSSLEDIEADLLILKEKGS, from the coding sequence ATGAGCGAAAAAGAACTCAAGGAACTCCTCAAAGAGTTGGGATTCAATGAGTATGAGGTTAGTGCATACCTTACTCTAATTAAGGAAGGGCCTTTAACAGCTGGGGAATTGGCAACTCTATCAAAAGTCCCCCAGCCGAGGATATACGACGTAATTAGAACTCTCATGGGCAAAGGACTTGTGATTACGATGGGAGGGAGGCCAAAGAAGGTTGTTGCTATTGATCCGGACAAAGTTTTTAGCGAAATCGAGCAGAAATACGTGAGAAAAGTAAGCCTTGTTAAGGAGATGCTCAAGGAGCTTTACAATCCCGGTGAAAGTGAAGTTGGCAGTATAATTGTTGTCAAGAGCAAGATAACTTTTGAGAAATATGTAAAAGAAGCAATCAAAAATGCTAAGAGGCACATCTCTTTAGCACTCCCATCTTCCTTCTTAATGCGGATTCAAGATGACCTAATGAAAAAGAAACAGATGGGCGTCGAGATAGATTTATTTGTATATGGCGTTGGTGAAGTACCTCCAGTTGCTCATAAAATAAAAGTCAGAGAGGTCTCTGATCCCTTCATTCTAATTCAGGATAAAGAGACCGGAATTTATGCACCGAGTGAGGCTTTGATGTCAAAAACATCGAGCCTTCGCGGCTACGCAATGATAATTAAAGACGAAAATCTGCTTTTCATGTTTGACAGATATTTTTATTACGCCCTCTGGCCTACTGGAAAGACTGTGTATGAAGAGGAAAGGAATCTGATGCTTCCGAAGGAGTACATCCACATAAGGAAGCTCGTCAGGGATATACGGCTCTTTAACTTGATGAATTCAAAAGTTAAGATAATAGGAAAGTTTGTTAAAAGCGGAGAGCCCGTGGAAATTGAAGGCAGAATAGTTGATTACTACGAGGACAAAGCTAAGGTCATCTCTAATATCACTGTTGAGACTGAAGACGGTAAGAGATACATTGTTGGTGGCTGGAAATCTTCTCTTGAGGACATTGAGGCTGATTTGTTAATATTGAAAGAAAAGGGAAGCTAA